From Coturnix japonica isolate 7356 chromosome 1, Coturnix japonica 2.1, whole genome shotgun sequence, the proteins below share one genomic window:
- the LOC107308589 gene encoding sodium-dependent proline transporter-like isoform X2 — MPHSGHLHATGLPAPTAPMEPTVNIFETQGPITPQPWAEPPAPSPPRDTWAGRHTFLLSCLGYCVGLGNVWRFPYLCYRNGGGVFLIPYFLMLILVGLPLFLMELSLGQYGAAGPITVWKCCPILQGVGVGMLVVSSLVSIYYNVIIAWAFYYLGSSFRSPLPWSCDAPRNAELCQNASGNATHASASEAFWNEQVLGVTHSSGLGDPGPVQWLLALCLLAAWLLVFLCMLGGIRSSGKVVYITATFPYLILFVLIIRGATLPGSLDGIRFYLSSDWSKLMSAQVWSDAASQIFYSLGIGFGGLLSMASYNKFDNNVVRDALPGRDTLVIAIGNCCTSFFAGFAIFSVLGHMALKKDIPVGSVADSGPGLAFVAYPEALSLLPGSPFWSILFFLMLFMLGVDTLFGNIEAITTAIMDEFPALRERGRKMILLGVLCFSFYLLGLLLVTQGGIFWFTLIDTYSTSFGLIIITLLMCVGIVCCYGIGQFCRDIVTMICHCPPWYSRVLGCFKVCWVFLTPCLLLFTLIYTFLEMYSVPLHYGSYEFPAWGTSLGVCMGVLSCVQVPIGAIIALCHQTGTLSDRFHKAMQPLHSWGPPAASTEAVMELPFSITLSDSDFTAPPYSES; from the exons atgccGCACAGCGGACACCTCCACGCAACGGGGCTCCCGGCCCCCACCGCACCAATGGAGCCCACG GTGAATATCTTTGAGACACAGGGTCCGATCACCCCCCAGCCTTGggcagagcccccagcccccagcccaccccGTGACACCTGGGCTGGACGACACAccttcctgctctcctgcctgGGCTACTGCGTGGGGCTGGGCAACGTCTGGCGCTTCCCCTACCTGTGCTACCGCAATGGAGGAG GCGTCTTCCTCATCCCCTACTTCCTCATGCTGATCCTGGTGGGGCTGCCACTCTTCCTGATGGAGCTGAGCCTGGGGCAGTACGGGGCTGCGGGGCCCATCACCGTCTGGAAGTGCTGCCCCATCCTTCAAG GCGTTGGTGTGGGGATGCTGGTCGTGTCCTCCCTGGTGTCCATCTACTACAACGTCATCATCGCTTGGGCGTTCTACTACCTGGGCTCGTCCTTCCGCAGCCCCCTGCCCTGGTCCTGTGATGCCCCCCGgaatgctgagctctgccag AATGCATCAGGGAATGCCACCCATGCCAGTGCCAGTGAGGCTTTCTGGAA CGAGCAGGTGCTGGGGGTGACACACAGCTCTGGCCTTGGTGACCCCGGCCCTGTGCAGTGGCTGCTTGCACTGtgcctgctggcagcctggCTCCTGGTCTTCCTCTGCATGTTAGGGGGCATCCGCAGCTCAGGCAAG GTTGTGTACATCACGGCCACGTTCCCCTACCTGATCCTCTTCGTCCTCATCATCCGTGGGGCCACGCTGCCTGGCTCCCTCGATGGCATCCGCTTCTACCTCTCCTCGGATTGGAGCAAGCTGATGAGCGCACAG GTATGGAGCGATGCGGCCTCGCAGATCTTCTACTCGCTGGGCATTGGCTTCGGGGGGCTGCTCTCCATGGCCTCCTACAACAAGTTTGACAACAACGTTGTCCG TGATGCTCTCCCTGGCAGGGACACCCTGGTCATCGCCATTGGGAACTGCTGCACCAGTTTCTTCGCTGGCTTCGCCATCTTCTCGGTGCTGGGACACATGGCCTTGAAGAAGGACATCCCTGTGGGCAGCGTCGCTGATTCTG GCCCAGGGCTGGCGTTCGTGGCGTACCCTGAGgctctctccctgctgcctggtTCCCCGTTCTGGTCCATCCTCTTCTTCCTGATGCTCTTCATGCTGGGAGTGGACACTTTG TTTGGGAACATCGAGGCCATCACCACCGCCATCATGGATGAGTTCCCAGCCCTGCGGGAGCGGGGGAGGAAGATGATACTCCTGGGtgtgctctgcttctccttctaCCTGCTGGGGCTCCTCCTCGTCACCCAG GGTGGCATCTTCTGGTTCACCCTCATTGACACCTACAGCACCAGCTTCGGGCTGATCATCATCACGCTCCTCATGTGTGTCGGCATCGTCTGCTGCTACG GCATTGGGCAGTTCTGCCGGGACATCGTGACTATGATCTGCCACTGCCCGCCATGGTACAGCCGTGTGCTGGGCTGCTTCAAGGTGTGCTGGGTCTTCCTCAccccctgcctgctgctg TTCACACTCATCTACACGTTCCTGGAGATGTACAGCGTTCCCCTGCACTACGGCAGCTACGAGTTCCCAGCATGGGGCACCAGCCTGGGGGTCTGCATGGGCGtcctcagctgtgtgcaggtcCCCATTGGTGCCATCATAGCCCTCTGCCACCAGACCGGGACACTGAGTGAT CGCTTCCATAAAGCCATGCAGCCCCTCCACTCCTGGGGGCCGCCCGCTGCCAGCACCGAGGCCGTCATGGAATTGCCCTTCAGCATCACCCTGAGTGACAGCGACTTCACCGCACCGCCATACAGCGAGAGCTGA
- the LOC107308589 gene encoding sodium-dependent proline transporter-like isoform X1: MPHSGHLHATGLPAPTAPMEPTVNIFETQGPITPQPWAEPPAPSPPRDTWAGRHTFLLSCLGYCVGLGNVWRFPYLCYRNGGGVFLIPYFLMLILVGLPLFLMELSLGQYGAAGPITVWKCCPILQGVGVGMLVVSSLVSIYYNVIIAWAFYYLGSSFRSPLPWSCDAPRNAELCQNASGNATHASASEAFWNEQVLGVTHSSGLGDPGPVQWLLALCLLAAWLLVFLCMLGGIRSSGKVVYITATFPYLILFVLIIRGATLPGSLDGIRFYLSSDWSKLMSAQVWSDAASQIFYSLGIGFGGLLSMASYNKFDNNVVRDTLVIAIGNCCTSFFAGFAIFSVLGHMALKKDIPVGSVADSGPGLAFVAYPEALSLLPGSPFWSILFFLMLFMLGVDTLFGNIEAITTAIMDEFPALRERGRKMILLGVLCFSFYLLGLLLVTQGGIFWFTLIDTYSTSFGLIIITLLMCVGIVCCYGIGQFCRDIVTMICHCPPWYSRVLGCFKVCWVFLTPCLLLFTLIYTFLEMYSVPLHYGSYEFPAWGTSLGVCMGVLSCVQVPIGAIIALCHQTGTLSDRFHKAMQPLHSWGPPAASTEAVMELPFSITLSDSDFTAPPYSES, encoded by the exons atgccGCACAGCGGACACCTCCACGCAACGGGGCTCCCGGCCCCCACCGCACCAATGGAGCCCACG GTGAATATCTTTGAGACACAGGGTCCGATCACCCCCCAGCCTTGggcagagcccccagcccccagcccaccccGTGACACCTGGGCTGGACGACACAccttcctgctctcctgcctgGGCTACTGCGTGGGGCTGGGCAACGTCTGGCGCTTCCCCTACCTGTGCTACCGCAATGGAGGAG GCGTCTTCCTCATCCCCTACTTCCTCATGCTGATCCTGGTGGGGCTGCCACTCTTCCTGATGGAGCTGAGCCTGGGGCAGTACGGGGCTGCGGGGCCCATCACCGTCTGGAAGTGCTGCCCCATCCTTCAAG GCGTTGGTGTGGGGATGCTGGTCGTGTCCTCCCTGGTGTCCATCTACTACAACGTCATCATCGCTTGGGCGTTCTACTACCTGGGCTCGTCCTTCCGCAGCCCCCTGCCCTGGTCCTGTGATGCCCCCCGgaatgctgagctctgccag AATGCATCAGGGAATGCCACCCATGCCAGTGCCAGTGAGGCTTTCTGGAA CGAGCAGGTGCTGGGGGTGACACACAGCTCTGGCCTTGGTGACCCCGGCCCTGTGCAGTGGCTGCTTGCACTGtgcctgctggcagcctggCTCCTGGTCTTCCTCTGCATGTTAGGGGGCATCCGCAGCTCAGGCAAG GTTGTGTACATCACGGCCACGTTCCCCTACCTGATCCTCTTCGTCCTCATCATCCGTGGGGCCACGCTGCCTGGCTCCCTCGATGGCATCCGCTTCTACCTCTCCTCGGATTGGAGCAAGCTGATGAGCGCACAG GTATGGAGCGATGCGGCCTCGCAGATCTTCTACTCGCTGGGCATTGGCTTCGGGGGGCTGCTCTCCATGGCCTCCTACAACAAGTTTGACAACAACGTTGTCCG GGACACCCTGGTCATCGCCATTGGGAACTGCTGCACCAGTTTCTTCGCTGGCTTCGCCATCTTCTCGGTGCTGGGACACATGGCCTTGAAGAAGGACATCCCTGTGGGCAGCGTCGCTGATTCTG GCCCAGGGCTGGCGTTCGTGGCGTACCCTGAGgctctctccctgctgcctggtTCCCCGTTCTGGTCCATCCTCTTCTTCCTGATGCTCTTCATGCTGGGAGTGGACACTTTG TTTGGGAACATCGAGGCCATCACCACCGCCATCATGGATGAGTTCCCAGCCCTGCGGGAGCGGGGGAGGAAGATGATACTCCTGGGtgtgctctgcttctccttctaCCTGCTGGGGCTCCTCCTCGTCACCCAG GGTGGCATCTTCTGGTTCACCCTCATTGACACCTACAGCACCAGCTTCGGGCTGATCATCATCACGCTCCTCATGTGTGTCGGCATCGTCTGCTGCTACG GCATTGGGCAGTTCTGCCGGGACATCGTGACTATGATCTGCCACTGCCCGCCATGGTACAGCCGTGTGCTGGGCTGCTTCAAGGTGTGCTGGGTCTTCCTCAccccctgcctgctgctg TTCACACTCATCTACACGTTCCTGGAGATGTACAGCGTTCCCCTGCACTACGGCAGCTACGAGTTCCCAGCATGGGGCACCAGCCTGGGGGTCTGCATGGGCGtcctcagctgtgtgcaggtcCCCATTGGTGCCATCATAGCCCTCTGCCACCAGACCGGGACACTGAGTGAT CGCTTCCATAAAGCCATGCAGCCCCTCCACTCCTGGGGGCCGCCCGCTGCCAGCACCGAGGCCGTCATGGAATTGCCCTTCAGCATCACCCTGAGTGACAGCGACTTCACCGCACCGCCATACAGCGAGAGCTGA